One part of the Candidatus Aquiluna sp. UB-MaderosW2red genome encodes these proteins:
- a CDS encoding SMP-30/gluconolactonase/LRE family protein, translated as MNDRLQDVVTGMRFPEGNRWRDGKLWFSDMHTGEVFVLDPVHEDTPRLLTTLDCQSSGLGWLLDGRFIVSAMNERVLRTINEDGTTSIFADLTKVSESLINDLMVDAETGRTYVGAFGYDVYGGEEAKTGPLYVVEPDGSARLAADGFVFPNSANIVPGTRTLVLGETWGHVMTAFDILQNGNLDNRRIWAQLPEGTTPDGSCVDLEGGIWISSLETGEFLRVLEGGEITDRIEVPGRCAIDCVLGGDDGRTLFISTADSYMPAVTERTRDGKIQAVRVSVAGPV; from the coding sequence ATGAACGACAGACTGCAAGACGTGGTAACTGGGATGCGTTTCCCCGAGGGAAACCGGTGGAGGGACGGTAAGCTCTGGTTTTCCGACATGCACACGGGAGAAGTCTTCGTCTTAGACCCTGTGCATGAGGATACTCCCCGGCTCCTTACGACACTCGACTGCCAGTCCTCTGGGCTTGGCTGGCTTCTTGACGGGCGTTTCATCGTTAGTGCGATGAATGAACGAGTACTTCGGACGATAAACGAGGACGGAACGACCTCCATTTTTGCGGACCTCACAAAGGTAAGCGAATCACTGATTAACGACCTCATGGTTGACGCGGAAACAGGGCGGACATATGTGGGCGCCTTCGGATACGACGTTTACGGCGGGGAGGAAGCAAAGACAGGACCGCTTTACGTAGTTGAGCCGGATGGATCTGCCCGCCTCGCCGCCGACGGCTTTGTTTTTCCCAACAGCGCGAACATAGTGCCTGGGACTCGGACCCTCGTGCTTGGAGAGACGTGGGGCCATGTCATGACAGCTTTTGACATCTTGCAGAACGGCAACCTAGACAACCGCAGGATTTGGGCTCAGCTACCCGAAGGGACGACTCCAGATGGAAGCTGCGTAGACCTCGAGGGTGGAATTTGGATTTCATCGCTCGAGACAGGAGAGTTTCTCCGCGTGCTCGAGGGTGGCGAAATCACTGACCGTATTGAAGTCCCTGGCCGCTGCGCCATCGACTGCGTTCTTGGGGGAGACGACGGCCGTACACTCTTTATTTCGACTGCTGACAGTTACATGCCGGCGGTTACGGAGCGCACACGAGATGGGAAGATCCAGGCAGTCCGGGTGTCGGTGGCGGGGCCGGTGTAG
- a CDS encoding GntR family transcriptional regulator produces MSLLGRFDDAVTKSSMAARVLREAIRDGTFPPGMQLKLTVLAKELNMSYTPLREALQILSAEGFVETRAHSSAVVLGFDLERAREIYELRLVLEPYAARAACGRATYDDISSLIAINEDMLQAAQDDRLDLIPSLNKQFHMLLYTLSGMSVLLEFIQKLWNGVPYQAISLSDRVHESIGGHEAVLSALRANDADKVAAALYEHISAGAQAAMTQLEAG; encoded by the coding sequence ATGTCATTGCTTGGCAGATTCGATGACGCTGTAACGAAGAGCTCTATGGCCGCGAGAGTGCTTCGTGAAGCGATTCGGGATGGAACATTTCCACCTGGCATGCAACTAAAACTGACGGTGTTGGCGAAAGAGCTCAACATGAGCTACACCCCTCTTCGCGAGGCGCTGCAGATCCTCAGCGCTGAGGGGTTTGTCGAGACTCGGGCACACTCAAGCGCGGTGGTGCTCGGATTTGACCTCGAAAGAGCTCGTGAAATTTATGAGCTCCGGTTGGTGCTTGAGCCGTATGCGGCTCGAGCAGCCTGTGGCCGCGCGACTTATGACGATATATCGAGCCTGATTGCGATCAACGAAGACATGCTTCAGGCAGCGCAGGACGATCGCCTTGATCTAATTCCGTCACTGAACAAGCAGTTTCATATGCTCCTATACACACTCTCGGGCATGTCGGTTCTTCTTGAGTTTATTCAGAAGCTCTGGAATGGAGTGCCATACCAGGCCATTAGCTTGAGCGACCGGGTGCACGAGTCGATAGGGGGGCACGAAGCTGTTCTGTCTGCGTTGAGAGCAAATGATGCCGACAAAGTCGCGGCGGCACTTTATGAGCACATCTCGGCGGGCGCTCAGGCCGCCATGACGCAGCTCGAGGCTGGGTAG
- a CDS encoding CaiB/BaiF CoA-transferase family protein, giving the protein MTMAVRPLEGIRVIEMGSLIAGPYCGQILGDLGAEVIKIEPPDQGDALRSWGRQSEDGKGVWWSTLARNKQSVTCNLRMKSGQRIAGELISQADVLVENFRPGTLAKWNLAPEDLMKKDPRLIIAHVSGYGQDGPYAQRAGYAAIGEAMAGLRHLVGYPDRQPVRVGLSLGDSLAGLYSALGIITALYEREHSGKGQEVDTAIYESVLALTESLLADYAIFDVIRERTGPTLPGIAPSNAYLAADDRYVVIAANQDTVFSRLASAMGQPELAEDVRFKTHIARGERQTEIDEIVAQWALQHPSEDVIALLNDVGVPSGGINTAADILTDPHVQERAAVAWVPAQGIGVVPMPAPMPRLSRTPGAIVHAGPDLGADTDSVLSRILHLDPHEIAALRKEGAV; this is encoded by the coding sequence ATGACTATGGCCGTCCGACCTTTAGAAGGTATACGCGTAATTGAGATGGGGTCACTCATCGCTGGCCCTTATTGTGGGCAAATCCTTGGTGACCTCGGCGCCGAGGTAATAAAAATTGAACCTCCTGATCAGGGCGATGCTCTCCGCTCCTGGGGACGGCAAAGCGAGGACGGGAAAGGGGTTTGGTGGTCCACTCTTGCGCGGAACAAGCAGTCGGTCACGTGCAACCTGCGCATGAAAAGCGGGCAGCGAATCGCGGGCGAGCTCATATCGCAAGCCGATGTGCTCGTCGAAAACTTTCGCCCCGGCACTCTTGCGAAGTGGAACCTGGCACCCGAAGATCTCATGAAGAAGGATCCTCGCCTAATCATCGCTCACGTTAGCGGCTACGGTCAGGATGGACCTTATGCCCAGCGCGCCGGCTACGCAGCGATCGGCGAGGCGATGGCTGGTCTCCGACACCTGGTCGGATATCCAGACCGACAACCAGTGAGGGTCGGTCTATCACTCGGGGACTCTCTCGCGGGACTTTACTCGGCCCTCGGTATAATCACTGCATTGTACGAGCGCGAGCATTCGGGAAAGGGACAAGAGGTCGACACAGCGATATACGAATCTGTGCTCGCCTTGACTGAGTCTCTGCTAGCCGATTATGCGATCTTCGATGTGATTCGCGAGCGCACCGGGCCGACGCTACCAGGAATCGCCCCATCGAATGCGTATCTCGCAGCCGACGATCGCTACGTTGTGATTGCTGCGAACCAAGACACCGTGTTCTCGCGCCTCGCATCTGCCATGGGGCAGCCCGAACTCGCAGAGGATGTTCGTTTCAAAACCCACATCGCGCGGGGAGAGCGACAGACCGAGATCGATGAAATCGTGGCTCAATGGGCACTTCAGCATCCCTCGGAGGACGTCATCGCTCTTCTAAACGACGTAGGAGTGCCCTCGGGCGGTATCAATACCGCCGCCGACATCCTGACAGACCCCCACGTCCAAGAGCGTGCAGCCGTTGCCTGGGTGCCCGCGCAAGGCATCGGAGTGGTGCCGATGCCAGCTCCAATGCCGCGCCTCTCGCGGACACCGGGAGCAATCGTTCACGCTGGGCCGGATCTCGGTGCCGATACAGATAGCGTCCTCAGCCGAATTCTTCATCTCGACCCGCACGAGATTGCAGCTCTCCGGAAAGAAGGAGCGGTTTAA
- a CDS encoding GMC family oxidoreductase translates to MTESTHTDVIVVGAGLAGSITATELARAGYSVLCLEQGDWPHYGRDGVVHDLESETAAERCWKRDPNDRDNSSDYPIDDSESDVAALMWNGVGGSTVLYLSKWNRMTPGDFRVKSQDGVAEDWPISYEDLEPFYVEVESQLKIGGLSGDPAYPKGEGPLLPPIPLRDFGRLIAKAFNDRGMAWWPGASSVFPGKRRLKSSEMDGAVKMSTDVRLWPEALSLGVELRTHSRVSRVLTEGDRAVGCEYVDRGGKRHSVYADSVILCANGIGTPRILLMSKCEQHPDGLANSSGLVGKRLMMHPFGAVAGVFDHDIESAVSPLGQQLQSMHFYESDPSRGFVRGVKWGLQPTGGPLSLTRSYPWEAANESLWYENFHSTVKRRYNRSAMFSFVGEDLPLESNRVELDEESSDDSGLPGVKIRYRADDNSRALLEWHTREAKEVFLAAGAIDVVAAPMVRQSGWHLMGTAVMGDDPRTSVTDKHGRCHDISNLYIFDSSTWVTSGGLNPVATQAALALWSTRAFIAEGKIHEK, encoded by the coding sequence ATGACCGAATCCACGCACACGGATGTAATAGTCGTCGGTGCAGGGTTGGCCGGATCAATCACGGCAACGGAACTGGCTCGAGCGGGATACTCGGTGCTGTGCCTTGAGCAGGGCGACTGGCCCCACTACGGACGTGACGGAGTGGTGCACGACCTTGAGTCAGAGACGGCAGCTGAGCGCTGCTGGAAGCGCGATCCGAACGATCGAGACAACTCTTCTGACTATCCAATTGATGATTCAGAGTCGGATGTCGCAGCGCTCATGTGGAATGGTGTCGGAGGGAGTACCGTCCTCTATCTCTCTAAGTGGAATCGCATGACACCCGGAGACTTCCGTGTGAAATCGCAGGACGGTGTCGCGGAGGATTGGCCAATTAGCTACGAGGACCTTGAGCCTTTTTATGTGGAGGTAGAGAGTCAACTCAAAATCGGTGGTTTGAGTGGAGATCCCGCCTATCCCAAAGGCGAAGGACCTCTTCTCCCGCCGATTCCTCTCCGTGATTTCGGTCGTCTCATAGCGAAGGCCTTCAATGACCGTGGCATGGCTTGGTGGCCTGGTGCAAGCTCTGTTTTCCCGGGAAAGCGCCGCCTCAAGTCGAGCGAAATGGATGGCGCGGTCAAGATGTCGACCGATGTACGTCTCTGGCCAGAGGCGTTGAGCCTTGGTGTGGAGCTCCGCACTCATTCTCGTGTCAGCCGGGTACTGACTGAAGGGGATCGAGCAGTTGGGTGTGAATATGTCGATAGGGGCGGTAAGCGTCACAGCGTCTACGCGGATTCCGTGATTCTTTGTGCGAACGGCATCGGTACGCCCAGGATTCTTTTGATGTCAAAGTGCGAGCAACACCCAGACGGACTCGCAAATTCATCAGGGCTCGTCGGCAAGCGTCTCATGATGCACCCGTTTGGCGCAGTCGCAGGAGTCTTCGACCACGATATTGAGTCCGCGGTAAGTCCGCTTGGTCAGCAACTCCAGAGCATGCACTTCTATGAAAGCGACCCATCGCGTGGATTCGTCCGCGGGGTCAAGTGGGGGCTCCAACCGACTGGGGGTCCTCTCAGCCTTACGCGTTCCTATCCTTGGGAGGCAGCGAACGAGTCCCTTTGGTACGAGAACTTTCACAGTACGGTGAAGCGACGGTACAACAGGTCCGCCATGTTTAGTTTCGTCGGCGAAGACCTCCCGCTCGAATCGAATCGTGTCGAGCTCGACGAAGAGTCGAGCGACGACAGCGGGCTCCCCGGCGTTAAGATACGGTACCGAGCGGATGACAATTCGCGGGCCCTGCTCGAGTGGCACACGCGTGAGGCAAAAGAGGTCTTCTTGGCGGCGGGCGCAATCGACGTGGTTGCAGCCCCGATGGTGAGACAGAGCGGCTGGCACCTCATGGGAACAGCCGTCATGGGCGATGACCCCCGTACCTCGGTCACTGACAAACATGGCCGGTGCCACGATATTTCCAACCTGTACATCTTCGACTCAAGCACCTGGGTCACCTCAGGCGGACTCAACCCAGTCGCTACGCAGGCTGCGCTTGCGCTGTGGTCGACGAGGGCTTTTATAGCGGAGGGTAAAATCCATGAAAAGTGA
- a CDS encoding hydroxymethylglutaryl-CoA lyase — MKHVEILEVGPRDGLQNEDRVLDVDTRVELINRLVSAGVRRMEAVSFVRPDLVPQMAGAEEVMAQVPHSADVSYVGLVLNRRGAERAVETQVQELNMVVPVTDTFAMRNQGRTVEQLLVEAAETVQIAKEAGRFASVTLAVSFGCPFEGVVSLERVEEVVRAILDMGCDEIAFADTIGVGGSRRVREFAQMAKSLFGPELLRFHFHNTRNTGYSNAVTAVSEAAALNMPLVIDASVGGFGGCPFAPAATGNIATEDVLYGFSVDGVSMKGNLDAVALVEHARWLSLQLDKQVQSLIPKAGWFPA; from the coding sequence ATGAAGCACGTCGAAATCTTGGAAGTGGGTCCACGAGACGGACTGCAAAATGAGGACAGGGTTCTCGATGTCGACACACGTGTCGAGCTCATCAATCGTTTGGTGAGCGCCGGTGTTCGGCGAATGGAAGCCGTGAGTTTCGTGCGCCCTGATCTCGTGCCGCAGATGGCTGGCGCGGAAGAGGTAATGGCACAGGTGCCGCACTCGGCTGATGTCTCCTACGTTGGTCTGGTGCTGAATCGCCGCGGTGCTGAGCGGGCCGTCGAGACGCAGGTGCAGGAGCTCAACATGGTTGTGCCCGTCACGGATACCTTTGCTATGCGTAACCAGGGTAGGACTGTCGAGCAGCTCCTAGTAGAGGCTGCAGAAACGGTGCAGATAGCGAAGGAAGCCGGACGATTCGCAAGTGTCACGCTGGCGGTATCGTTTGGGTGCCCGTTCGAGGGAGTGGTATCGCTGGAGCGGGTGGAAGAAGTCGTGCGGGCTATCCTCGACATGGGTTGCGACGAGATTGCCTTTGCCGACACCATCGGCGTCGGCGGGTCGAGACGCGTGCGCGAGTTCGCTCAAATGGCGAAGAGCCTATTCGGTCCGGAGCTCTTGCGCTTTCACTTCCACAACACTCGTAACACGGGTTATAGCAATGCCGTGACGGCTGTGAGTGAGGCAGCCGCTCTTAATATGCCCTTGGTGATCGATGCCTCGGTTGGAGGGTTTGGTGGTTGCCCCTTTGCGCCGGCGGCTACTGGTAACATAGCGACCGAGGACGTTCTCTACGGATTCTCCGTTGATGGGGTTTCTATGAAAGGCAATCTCGATGCTGTCGCGCTCGTCGAACATGCCAGGTGGTTGAGCTTGCAATTAGACAAGCAGGTTCAGTCCCTCATCCCGAAAGCTGGGTGGTTCCCCGCCTGA
- a CDS encoding cyclase family protein, which translates to MSIVGGRIEVAGLMDLLKLPKQGEVFDLDPGRWPGMPIWAGHPPFQVLTYRSPRGIRVDGDQDWLAPEINSANIGLISEMMIATNHSGSHVDALGHICSGADDEWSGGRASEDLGDFGVLKGDAASIVPFITRGVMVDIPAYLGVPQLEAHYPISLEEFLGAAKAQNVEVRENDVVFVRTGMMAGWPDPERLALTAGAGITRPIAEYCASKKVRAVGADTEGCEVMPSIIEGNPHPVHETLLVKNAIHIMENIYLEELASEHVHEFLFIGLPLKIRGATGSMMRPIAIT; encoded by the coding sequence ATGAGTATTGTGGGCGGTCGCATCGAAGTAGCTGGGCTGATGGACTTATTGAAGCTTCCCAAGCAAGGTGAGGTTTTCGATTTGGATCCGGGACGCTGGCCTGGAATGCCGATTTGGGCTGGTCATCCTCCATTTCAGGTTCTCACCTACCGAAGCCCTCGCGGTATTAGGGTCGATGGGGATCAGGATTGGCTTGCGCCCGAGATCAATTCGGCGAACATAGGTCTGATATCGGAGATGATGATCGCCACAAATCACTCGGGTTCGCATGTCGACGCGCTGGGTCACATCTGCAGCGGCGCCGACGATGAGTGGTCCGGCGGGCGGGCTTCAGAGGACCTCGGAGACTTCGGAGTGCTCAAAGGCGATGCGGCGTCAATCGTTCCGTTTATCACGCGGGGCGTGATGGTCGACATACCCGCTTATCTCGGTGTCCCACAGCTCGAGGCCCATTACCCGATCTCGCTCGAAGAATTCCTTGGCGCGGCCAAAGCGCAGAATGTCGAAGTGCGCGAGAACGATGTTGTGTTTGTGCGAACTGGGATGATGGCGGGTTGGCCAGACCCCGAGCGTCTCGCTCTGACGGCAGGCGCGGGTATCACTCGACCAATCGCTGAGTACTGCGCTTCGAAAAAAGTGCGGGCGGTCGGCGCAGACACGGAAGGCTGCGAGGTGATGCCCTCGATCATAGAGGGAAACCCGCACCCCGTGCACGAAACGCTTCTAGTAAAGAATGCGATCCACATTATGGAGAATATCTATCTCGAGGAGCTCGCCAGTGAGCACGTGCACGAGTTCCTCTTCATTGGGTTACCCCTGAAGATCCGCGGAGCGACGGGATCCATGATGCGACCTATCGCCATCACGTAG